The proteins below come from a single Acanthopagrus latus isolate v.2019 chromosome 4, fAcaLat1.1, whole genome shotgun sequence genomic window:
- the LOC119017730 gene encoding uncharacterized protein LOC119017730 isoform X2 — MSPAEYFRLLVLCLCLLDSGVNCEDTQKGYALHVQAVQTPKGGHSDERDHKRWSELSVSRIPTAGFKTSSVAKEQSFSQHAQEDHTGDSTPSQIQSWYPYPARRNVRKSRVSFLKKGFSSATVGRSAAVHDRSGTEAFPLPEGKMIHQVNSESVFSTDAVLVQPHVHRLSRTKLAGGFSPQVEEAPVGLGPSRRALIYSHSSTESPNIKALKPHKTHMNPSRPNIFPMHPHGLHLPTRPDVSGNPGRSSVGKEKTPAWSPRSHSRDVTSEARGYAHVRHIKPGNDKTQPQASSAAGRKFLETGYPSAIQNQGRYSHDSSERRQNLNYNSRGTQSSSWHPPPPDRAPNHVQGKFKPFQRLPTMDPPPHHHSSDGETEPAQTAAGTTLSPSLNCTGNTSSVVPSADGELSTTSASTMQTESQDGESNTTSVSPMQTESQDGESNTTSVSPMQTESQDGESNTTSVSPMQTESQDATLAPQASNHDGQSESSAEVGPSVENDEPLTVFPLTVPPAEDEKGDTVVSSPSEKDQSEV, encoded by the exons ATGAGCCCTGCAGAATATTTCAG GCTGTTGGTCCTTTGTCTCTGCCTGCTGGACAGTGGTGTAAACTGTGAGGATACACAGAAAG GTTATGCTCTACATGTCCAGGCAGTACAGACACCAAAGGGAGGCCATAGTGATGAAAGAGACCACAAAAGATGGAGTGAGCTATCTGTTTCAAGAATCCCCACTGCTGGTTTCAAGACATCAAGTGTGGCCAAAGAGCAAAGTTTCAGCCAGCACGCACAAGAGGATCACACCGGCGACTCCACGCCATCACAAATTCAAAGCTGGTATCCTTACCCTGCGCGTAGAAATGTTCGAAAAAGCCGagtcagctttttaaaaaaaggcttcagCTCTGCCACAGTTGGACGAAGCGCTGCGGTGCATGACCGCTCTGGAACCGAAGCCTTCCCTCTTCCTGAAGGCAAGATGATTCATCAAGTAAACTCTGAGTCTGTATTCTCCACAGACGCAGTTTTGGTTCAACCCCATGTCCATCGACTGTCGAGAACCAAGCTGGCGGGAGGGTTTTCACCTCAGGTAGAGGAAGCACCAGTGGGCTTAGGACCGAGCAGAAGGGCCCTCATctattcacacagcagcacagaaagtCCAAATATCAAAGCCCTCAAGCCTCACAAGACGCACATGAACCCATCCAGACCTAACATATTTCCCATGCACCCACATGGCTTGCATCTCCCCACTAGGCCCGATGTGAGTGGAAATCCTGGCAGAAGTTCAGTAGGAAAAGAGAAGACTCCAGCATGGAGTCCCAGGAGCCACAGCAGGGATGTGACGTCTGAAGCAAGAGGATACGCCCACGTTCGCCACATCAAGCCTGGTAATGACAAAACGCAGCCCCAAGCTAGTTCTGCTGCAGGCAGAAAGTTCTTGGAAACTGGTTATCCATCTGCAATCCAAAATCAGGGAAGATACAGCCATGATTCGAGTGAAAGACGGCAAAATCTTAATTACAATTCCAGAGGAACTCAGTCCAGCAGCTGGCATCCTCCACCACCGGACAGAGCACCAAACCATGTCCAAGGCAAATTCAAACCTTTCCAAAGACTTCCCACAATGGATCCCCCTCCTCACCACCACTCATCAGACGGAGAAACGGAGCCCgctcagacagctgcagggACAACGCTGTCCCCTTCTTTGAACTGCACAGGAAACACTTCATCAGTTGTCCCTTCAGCTGATGGAGAGTTAAGCACAACGTCTGCTTCAACCATGCAGACGGAGAGCCAAGATGGAGAGTCAAACACCACGTCTGTTTCACCCATGCAGACGGAGAGCCAAGATGGAGAGTCAAACACCACGTCTGTTTCACCCATGCAGACGGAGAGCCAAGATGGAGAGTCAAACACGACGTCTGTTTCACCCATGCAGACGGAGAGCCAGGATGCCACGCTTGCACCTCAAGCCTCAAACCATGATGGCCAGTCTGAGAGTTCAGCAGAAGTTGGACCTTCTGTGGAAAATGATGAACCATTGACAGTTTTTCCTCTGACTGTACCCCCAGCAGAGGACGAAAAAGGTGACACGGTTGTCTCAAGTCCTTCAGAAAAAGATCAGTCTGAAGTTTGA
- the LOC119017730 gene encoding uncharacterized protein LOC119017730 isoform X1 codes for MSPAEYFRLLVLCLCLLDSGVNCEDTQKVGYALHVQAVQTPKGGHSDERDHKRWSELSVSRIPTAGFKTSSVAKEQSFSQHAQEDHTGDSTPSQIQSWYPYPARRNVRKSRVSFLKKGFSSATVGRSAAVHDRSGTEAFPLPEGKMIHQVNSESVFSTDAVLVQPHVHRLSRTKLAGGFSPQVEEAPVGLGPSRRALIYSHSSTESPNIKALKPHKTHMNPSRPNIFPMHPHGLHLPTRPDVSGNPGRSSVGKEKTPAWSPRSHSRDVTSEARGYAHVRHIKPGNDKTQPQASSAAGRKFLETGYPSAIQNQGRYSHDSSERRQNLNYNSRGTQSSSWHPPPPDRAPNHVQGKFKPFQRLPTMDPPPHHHSSDGETEPAQTAAGTTLSPSLNCTGNTSSVVPSADGELSTTSASTMQTESQDGESNTTSVSPMQTESQDGESNTTSVSPMQTESQDGESNTTSVSPMQTESQDATLAPQASNHDGQSESSAEVGPSVENDEPLTVFPLTVPPAEDEKGDTVVSSPSEKDQSEV; via the exons ATGAGCCCTGCAGAATATTTCAG GCTGTTGGTCCTTTGTCTCTGCCTGCTGGACAGTGGTGTAAACTGTGAGGATACACAGAAAG tAGGTTATGCTCTACATGTCCAGGCAGTACAGACACCAAAGGGAGGCCATAGTGATGAAAGAGACCACAAAAGATGGAGTGAGCTATCTGTTTCAAGAATCCCCACTGCTGGTTTCAAGACATCAAGTGTGGCCAAAGAGCAAAGTTTCAGCCAGCACGCACAAGAGGATCACACCGGCGACTCCACGCCATCACAAATTCAAAGCTGGTATCCTTACCCTGCGCGTAGAAATGTTCGAAAAAGCCGagtcagctttttaaaaaaaggcttcagCTCTGCCACAGTTGGACGAAGCGCTGCGGTGCATGACCGCTCTGGAACCGAAGCCTTCCCTCTTCCTGAAGGCAAGATGATTCATCAAGTAAACTCTGAGTCTGTATTCTCCACAGACGCAGTTTTGGTTCAACCCCATGTCCATCGACTGTCGAGAACCAAGCTGGCGGGAGGGTTTTCACCTCAGGTAGAGGAAGCACCAGTGGGCTTAGGACCGAGCAGAAGGGCCCTCATctattcacacagcagcacagaaagtCCAAATATCAAAGCCCTCAAGCCTCACAAGACGCACATGAACCCATCCAGACCTAACATATTTCCCATGCACCCACATGGCTTGCATCTCCCCACTAGGCCCGATGTGAGTGGAAATCCTGGCAGAAGTTCAGTAGGAAAAGAGAAGACTCCAGCATGGAGTCCCAGGAGCCACAGCAGGGATGTGACGTCTGAAGCAAGAGGATACGCCCACGTTCGCCACATCAAGCCTGGTAATGACAAAACGCAGCCCCAAGCTAGTTCTGCTGCAGGCAGAAAGTTCTTGGAAACTGGTTATCCATCTGCAATCCAAAATCAGGGAAGATACAGCCATGATTCGAGTGAAAGACGGCAAAATCTTAATTACAATTCCAGAGGAACTCAGTCCAGCAGCTGGCATCCTCCACCACCGGACAGAGCACCAAACCATGTCCAAGGCAAATTCAAACCTTTCCAAAGACTTCCCACAATGGATCCCCCTCCTCACCACCACTCATCAGACGGAGAAACGGAGCCCgctcagacagctgcagggACAACGCTGTCCCCTTCTTTGAACTGCACAGGAAACACTTCATCAGTTGTCCCTTCAGCTGATGGAGAGTTAAGCACAACGTCTGCTTCAACCATGCAGACGGAGAGCCAAGATGGAGAGTCAAACACCACGTCTGTTTCACCCATGCAGACGGAGAGCCAAGATGGAGAGTCAAACACCACGTCTGTTTCACCCATGCAGACGGAGAGCCAAGATGGAGAGTCAAACACGACGTCTGTTTCACCCATGCAGACGGAGAGCCAGGATGCCACGCTTGCACCTCAAGCCTCAAACCATGATGGCCAGTCTGAGAGTTCAGCAGAAGTTGGACCTTCTGTGGAAAATGATGAACCATTGACAGTTTTTCCTCTGACTGTACCCCCAGCAGAGGACGAAAAAGGTGACACGGTTGTCTCAAGTCCTTCAGAAAAAGATCAGTCTGAAGTTTGA